A section of the Alkalihalobacillus sp. LMS39 genome encodes:
- a CDS encoding VOC family protein, which yields MKQGLLHHIELYVSNLETSTAFWGWLLEELGYSKYQQWEQGQSWKLQDTYIVFVQTESKFLDIPYHRCRVGLNHLAFHGKSRQHIDELTVKLIERDVPILYANKHPLAGGNDHYAVYFEDPDRIKVEVVASNES from the coding sequence ATGAAACAAGGATTGCTACACCATATCGAATTGTATGTATCAAACTTAGAAACATCAACAGCATTCTGGGGCTGGTTGCTAGAAGAATTGGGGTATTCGAAATATCAACAATGGGAACAAGGCCAAAGTTGGAAGCTACAAGATACATATATTGTTTTTGTTCAAACTGAGTCCAAATTTTTAGATATTCCGTACCACCGTTGTCGTGTTGGTCTCAATCATTTAGCGTTCCATGGTAAGTCACGCCAGCATATTGACGAGCTAACTGTAAAATTGATAGAGCGTGATGTACCAATATTATACGCTAATAAGCATCCTTTAGCTGGAGGCAACGACCATTATGCCGTCTATTTTGAAGACCCAGACCGAATAAAAGTTGAGGTTGTTGCCTCTAACGAATCATAA
- a CDS encoding DUF3221 domain-containing protein: MKKKNIVILLVSCLSLFLFIFVFFNNQTFGKTYEGYIVEIKDNRLLVVNDVNVNVEEWSIGDYEAKIEKLIWFYVEEDITQYEVGEKVKIIAGDGMETSLPPHADAVDIKKIS; encoded by the coding sequence TTGAAAAAGAAAAATATTGTTATTTTGTTAGTCAGTTGCCTTTCCCTCTTTTTGTTTATCTTTGTCTTTTTTAATAATCAAACGTTTGGAAAAACGTATGAGGGTTATATTGTAGAAATAAAGGATAATCGCCTTTTAGTAGTTAATGATGTAAATGTCAATGTAGAAGAATGGTCTATAGGTGACTATGAAGCAAAGATAGAAAAGTTAATATGGTTTTATGTAGAGGAAGATATCACTCAATATGAAGTTGGAGAGAAAGTGAAGATCATTGCAGGAGATGGGATGGAAACATCATTACCCCCTCATGCAGATGCGGTAGACATAAAGAAAATAAGCTAA
- a CDS encoding YjdJ family protein produces the protein MIKTIVQFACVICVLVVATVASWYEGSALLDNPWEWKYSAPISQIVHGEIQSSSQISQFDFFVYAAKHQPIFPFLMMVSFLYFLILIGYFTLKKWDRGFPSFLICIATMLLLGSFLMKDSPTSGGQLFFVFSFILGVAFISTGSFILSKNGMQPKAINE, from the coding sequence TTGATAAAAACAATTGTTCAATTTGCTTGTGTAATTTGTGTGCTTGTCGTAGCTACGGTAGCTTCTTGGTATGAAGGCAGTGCCTTGTTAGACAACCCGTGGGAGTGGAAATATTCAGCGCCTATTTCTCAAATCGTCCATGGAGAAATTCAGTCATCAAGCCAAATTTCACAATTTGACTTTTTTGTTTATGCAGCAAAACATCAACCAATATTTCCGTTTCTTATGATGGTAAGTTTTCTTTATTTCTTGATTCTTATTGGGTATTTCACACTAAAAAAGTGGGACCGAGGATTTCCTTCGTTTCTGATTTGTATAGCGACAATGTTGCTTCTTGGAAGTTTTTTGATGAAAGACTCTCCTACTAGTGGAGGACAGTTATTTTTTGTTTTTTCGTTTATTTTAGGAGTGGCCTTTATTTCGACAGGAAGCTTTATATTGAGTAAAAATGGAATGCAACCTAAAGCAATAAATGAATAA
- a CDS encoding GNAT family N-acetyltransferase produces MSIILKKVLESEKQVLKNLYSLYLHDLSSFTSHLTINNEGLFEYEDIDLFWAVEGITPYFIMEENKIIGFFLLLHRPFLKKEHDFGINDMFILNQYKRKGFGRQAVEEIFKENKGSYFIIELCENVSAVSFWKKLFQVLEIEYEEKEEIVDGERCYIHTFKS; encoded by the coding sequence ATGTCTATCATACTTAAAAAGGTGCTAGAATCGGAAAAACAAGTGTTAAAGAATTTATACTCTCTCTACCTTCATGACTTGTCTAGTTTTACGTCACATTTGACTATAAATAACGAAGGCTTATTTGAATATGAGGATATTGACTTGTTTTGGGCCGTAGAAGGGATTACCCCTTATTTTATTATGGAAGAGAACAAAATCATCGGCTTTTTCCTTTTATTACATCGCCCATTTTTAAAAAAGGAGCATGATTTCGGAATCAATGATATGTTTATTTTGAATCAATATAAGAGAAAAGGGTTTGGTCGACAAGCAGTAGAGGAGATTTTTAAAGAAAACAAAGGAAGCTACTTTATTATCGAATTGTGTGAGAATGTTTCGGCAGTATCGTTCTGGAAAAAGCTTTTCCAAGTGTTAGAGATTGAGTATGAGGAAAAAGAAGAAATTGTTGATGGAGAACGCTGTTATATACATACATTTAAAAGTTAG
- a CDS encoding response regulator transcription factor, producing MVHILYVEDENEIGTWVTKELTEKGYEVTWLQSGEGIERYIMEADLMILDIMLPGLDGFSIGKRIKKETKTLPVLMLSARTAIEDKIEGLSFADDYLTKPFHPDELCARVEVLLRRFEKDEETFQIHHLTIRPKDMHISNTETKEEIQLTGKQRAIFQFFIRHLNQILTKEQLFEGVWGEQYIEGDKTLMVHIRHLRGKIEKDPRNPTVIETIRGIGYRVKR from the coding sequence ATGGTTCATATCTTATATGTTGAAGATGAAAATGAAATTGGAACATGGGTAACAAAAGAATTAACAGAAAAAGGGTATGAAGTGACATGGCTTCAATCTGGAGAAGGGATTGAGCGGTATATAATGGAAGCGGATTTAATGATATTAGATATTATGCTTCCTGGCTTAGATGGATTTTCAATTGGAAAACGAATAAAAAAAGAAACGAAAACTCTCCCGGTGTTAATGCTTTCTGCAAGAACGGCAATTGAAGATAAAATTGAAGGATTAAGCTTTGCTGATGATTATTTGACAAAACCATTTCATCCAGATGAGCTTTGTGCAAGAGTAGAAGTATTGTTAAGAAGATTTGAAAAAGATGAGGAGACATTTCAAATCCACCATTTAACGATTCGTCCTAAAGATATGCATATTAGTAATACAGAGACAAAAGAAGAAATTCAGCTTACTGGAAAACAACGAGCTATTTTTCAATTTTTTATTCGGCATTTAAATCAAATTTTAACGAAGGAACAATTGTTTGAAGGGGTTTGGGGCGAACAGTACATAGAAGGAGACAAAACTTTAATGGTCCATATTCGTCATTTGCGTGGAAAAATAGAAAAAGACCCAAGAAATCCTACCGTTATTGAAACGATTCGTGGCATTGGGTATCGGGTGAAAAGATGA
- a CDS encoding HAMP domain-containing sensor histidine kinase — MNFLRSLLVKYMLIILFAIGLVQISFILTALVVFNTEPLQQQINHLNATEIEYTWHEEANAVLTNPTKEVEQLFLKWKEKYPESSMFWVDGDGRLQLEIDTTEKLPANWSSVNTAQFLKSRYNGDPFTVVAFVGEKDADGFVVLELPRDLLTFQNVQEYGHFFVFMFIGIILFFIFISFLFFRSIRKRLLTLQHAMDVREVDGLPVLIDVKKKDEIGQLEQTFNKMVQELKESRHREQLEEQLRKELIANLSHDLRTPLTKMRAHLYSLGKEELSKNGEQSVEMMDQSIQHVDRFIENLMSYTLLTANKYQYEPKKIDIVRLLRKTVASWYPLFEKEYFTIEVDFLPLHEKEWQIDPLWMERIVDNVLQNVLRHAKDGRFIQVNTVVTEYADVIVIKDRGPGIHHQSNESGVGIGLSIVDMMVKEMGLDWEISSDESGTTVKISRKFKS, encoded by the coding sequence ATGAATTTTTTGCGCTCCTTACTCGTAAAATACATGCTCATTATTTTATTTGCGATTGGGCTCGTCCAAATCAGCTTTATTTTAACAGCACTTGTTGTTTTTAATACAGAGCCATTGCAACAACAAATCAATCATCTTAATGCAACAGAAATTGAATATACATGGCATGAAGAAGCGAACGCCGTCTTAACCAATCCGACTAAAGAAGTTGAACAGCTTTTTCTCAAGTGGAAAGAAAAGTATCCTGAATCCTCAATGTTTTGGGTTGATGGAGATGGACGATTACAATTAGAAATCGACACAACAGAAAAATTGCCTGCTAATTGGTCGAGTGTAAATACCGCACAATTTTTAAAAAGTCGCTATAATGGTGATCCGTTTACGGTTGTGGCCTTTGTAGGAGAAAAAGACGCCGATGGCTTTGTTGTTCTTGAGTTACCTCGGGATTTGTTAACTTTCCAAAATGTACAAGAATATGGTCATTTTTTTGTCTTCATGTTTATTGGCATTATTCTTTTCTTTATTTTCATTTCTTTTTTATTTTTCCGTTCAATTCGAAAACGACTTCTAACGTTACAGCATGCGATGGATGTTCGCGAAGTCGATGGTTTGCCAGTTTTAATCGATGTGAAGAAAAAAGACGAGATTGGTCAATTAGAACAAACGTTTAATAAAATGGTGCAAGAATTAAAGGAAAGTAGACATCGAGAACAACTAGAAGAGCAATTGCGGAAAGAGCTCATTGCCAATTTATCCCATGATTTAAGAACGCCATTAACGAAAATGCGGGCTCATCTTTATTCGCTTGGAAAAGAAGAATTATCAAAGAACGGGGAGCAATCTGTTGAGATGATGGATCAATCGATTCAACATGTCGATCGATTCATCGAAAACTTAATGTCCTACACCCTTTTGACAGCAAATAAATACCAATATGAACCGAAAAAAATCGATATCGTTCGGTTGTTACGAAAAACAGTAGCGTCTTGGTATCCATTATTTGAAAAAGAATATTTCACAATTGAGGTTGATTTCCTTCCTTTACATGAAAAAGAATGGCAAATTGACCCGCTATGGATGGAACGGATAGTAGACAATGTTCTTCAAAATGTGTTGCGTCATGCAAAAGATGGCCGCTTCATTCAAGTGAATACAGTCGTAACAGAGTATGCGGACGTAATTGTTATTAAAGACCGTGGACCAGGCATTCATCATCAATCAAATGAATCAGGCGTGGGCATTGGGTTATCTATTGTCGATATGATGGTAAAAGAAATGGGATTAGATTGGGAGATATCGTCGGATGAAAGTGGAACAACGGTGAAAATAAGCAGAAAATTTAAGAGTTGA
- a CDS encoding MarR family transcriptional regulator, protein MHNYNEDGEWLPEEIDTINRLTKLPLDSLHLDAVAVVTNIYRVAQGLRNQMEQEVLVEHGLSWTAFSMLYDLWIWESLETKRLAESVGVSKATISNITKTLERKQLCYRKTDSKDRRVTYVGITDTGKEVMETLYPPFHKREVDIVSSLTTDEQKEMSRLLRKVIRDNQF, encoded by the coding sequence ATTCATAATTATAATGAGGATGGAGAATGGCTTCCTGAAGAAATCGATACGATAAACCGGTTAACAAAACTCCCACTAGACTCGTTGCATCTTGATGCAGTTGCAGTCGTTACTAATATATATCGGGTAGCACAAGGGTTACGAAATCAAATGGAGCAAGAAGTTCTAGTTGAGCATGGATTGTCATGGACCGCCTTCTCGATGTTATATGATTTATGGATTTGGGAGTCATTAGAAACAAAGAGACTAGCTGAGTCTGTTGGGGTTTCTAAAGCAACAATAAGCAATATTACGAAAACGTTGGAACGAAAACAATTATGTTATCGAAAAACGGATAGTAAAGACAGAAGAGTGACTTACGTAGGAATAACCGACACAGGGAAAGAAGTAATGGAAACTCTTTATCCGCCATTTCATAAACGAGAAGTGGATATTGTATCTAGCTTAACAACCGATGAGCAAAAGGAAATGTCTAGGTTACTAAGAAAAGTCATTCGAGACAATCAATTTTAA
- the tyrS gene encoding tyrosine--tRNA ligase: MINILEQLTEQQRDEVKRQLALYSQGVQEIIPLEELEMKVAKSILQHKPLKVKLGLDPSAPDVHLGHTVVLNKMRQFQENGHIIQLIIGDFTGKIGDPTGKSVARKQLTDEEVKHNAKTYFEQFAKVIDMEKVELHYNSKWLSQLLFEDVIQLAGKITVARLLERDDFEERMALHQPISLHEFFYPLMQGYDSIMLECDIELGGTDQHFNILMGRHFQEKFGKEKQVALLMPLLEGLDGVEKMSKSKKNYIGIDESPNEMYGKSMSIPDERMIKYFELVTDFSPEDLQDLRENMAAGQMHPRDAKMLLSRTIVKMYHGEEEAEKAEQHFISVFQKRELPDEIPTVVWAGDLEVPVIELLVELNMFTSKSEARRMIENRGVKLNGVVVEDSKLQVKVEDKLIVQVGKRKFIEIKK; encoded by the coding sequence ATGATAAATATACTAGAACAGTTAACAGAACAACAACGAGATGAAGTGAAACGTCAACTTGCACTATATAGTCAAGGTGTACAAGAAATTATACCGCTTGAAGAGTTAGAAATGAAAGTGGCGAAGTCGATTTTACAACATAAGCCGTTAAAAGTGAAATTAGGCTTAGACCCTTCAGCCCCGGATGTACACCTTGGTCATACGGTCGTTCTTAATAAGATGAGACAATTCCAAGAAAATGGCCATATTATTCAACTCATTATTGGTGATTTCACTGGGAAGATTGGGGACCCAACCGGGAAATCAGTCGCAAGAAAACAATTAACGGATGAAGAAGTAAAGCATAATGCGAAGACATACTTTGAACAGTTTGCCAAAGTAATTGATATGGAAAAAGTCGAGCTCCATTACAATTCAAAATGGTTGTCACAATTATTGTTTGAGGATGTTATTCAATTAGCGGGAAAAATTACGGTTGCCAGGTTGTTGGAACGAGATGACTTTGAGGAACGAATGGCGTTACATCAGCCAATTTCCTTACATGAATTCTTTTACCCGTTAATGCAAGGCTATGATTCTATTATGTTAGAATGTGATATTGAATTAGGGGGAACAGACCAGCACTTTAATATATTGATGGGTAGACATTTCCAAGAGAAGTTTGGCAAAGAAAAGCAAGTCGCACTGCTAATGCCTTTATTAGAAGGACTTGACGGTGTAGAGAAAATGTCAAAATCAAAGAAAAATTACATTGGAATTGATGAAAGTCCAAATGAAATGTACGGGAAATCGATGTCCATTCCAGATGAGCGAATGATAAAATACTTTGAATTAGTCACAGACTTTTCACCAGAAGACTTGCAGGATTTAAGAGAAAATATGGCGGCTGGTCAAATGCACCCACGTGATGCGAAAATGCTGTTAAGTAGAACAATCGTAAAAATGTATCATGGTGAGGAAGAAGCGGAAAAGGCAGAACAACATTTTATTTCTGTATTCCAAAAGCGGGAACTTCCAGATGAAATTCCAACGGTGGTGTGGGCAGGCGACCTTGAAGTTCCTGTAATTGAACTTTTAGTTGAACTGAACATGTTTACTTCTAAAAGTGAAGCGAGACGGATGATTGAAAATCGTGGTGTTAAACTGAATGGAGTTGTTGTAGAAGATAGCAAACTTCAAGTCAAAGTAGAAGATAAATTAATCGTACAAGTAGGAAAAAGAAAATTTATTGAGATTAAAAAGTAA
- a CDS encoding ABC transporter ATP-binding protein, translating into MEYIVKTKRLSKTFGKEKAVNEVSMNIKKGEIYGFLGPNGAGKTTTIRMLLGLMKPTAGEVELFNQNLKRDKIEILRKIGSLVENPSYYPHLTAYENLEAIRKIVNVPKTRIMKVLDIVRLTDVATKKVKGFSLGMKQRLGIAAALLHEPELLILDEPTNGLDPSGIIEMRNLIKRLPEDYGMTVLISSHLLTEIDQMATTVGILSKGHLIFEDSIDKLRSRSQKKLVFTTSESRKGWRFLKTKGIEAECRGNQIYIEDVSNDDIAQIVKWFVADNISIYRIEEEKRSLEDIFLEITKEGMLDAHKIDVG; encoded by the coding sequence ATGGAATATATTGTGAAGACAAAACGGTTGTCAAAAACATTTGGGAAAGAAAAAGCAGTGAATGAAGTGAGCATGAACATTAAAAAAGGTGAAATTTACGGATTTTTAGGCCCAAATGGAGCAGGGAAAACAACGACGATTCGAATGTTACTAGGTTTAATGAAACCAACTGCAGGAGAAGTTGAACTTTTTAACCAAAATTTAAAAAGAGACAAAATCGAAATTCTCCGTAAAATTGGTTCACTTGTAGAAAACCCATCGTATTATCCCCATCTAACCGCTTATGAAAACTTAGAGGCAATTCGAAAAATCGTTAATGTTCCAAAAACAAGAATTATGAAAGTATTAGACATTGTTAGGTTAACAGATGTCGCGACAAAAAAAGTAAAAGGTTTTTCATTAGGAATGAAACAAAGATTAGGAATTGCGGCCGCCTTATTACATGAACCAGAGCTGTTAATTTTAGATGAACCAACAAATGGATTAGATCCATCAGGAATCATTGAAATGAGAAATTTAATTAAAAGACTTCCGGAAGACTATGGCATGACGGTTTTAATTTCCAGTCATTTATTAACTGAAATCGACCAAATGGCTACAACCGTTGGGATTTTATCAAAAGGACATTTAATTTTTGAAGATTCAATTGATAAATTACGGAGTCGTTCCCAGAAAAAACTAGTGTTCACAACGAGTGAAAGCCGAAAAGGATGGCGCTTTTTAAAGACGAAAGGAATTGAAGCTGAATGTCGTGGAAATCAAATTTATATTGAAGATGTATCTAATGATGACATTGCCCAAATCGTGAAGTGGTTTGTAGCGGATAATATTTCGATTTACAGAATAGAAGAAGAAAAACGGTCGCTTGAAGACATTTTCCTTGAGATAACAAAGGAGGGAATGTTAGATGCTCATAAGATTGATGTCGGGTGA
- a CDS encoding ABC transporter permease gives MLIRLMSGEFMKIKRKGFWAFVFLGPIGVVALQMVNYGVRKDYLLQQSDDNWMYYIVNVNAFTPLALVLGIVILTSLMASVEDETKVWKQLLALPVTKKSVYISKFSVLAILLVVSSTLLFVFTFAYGSVLELGTDIPVRALLEYSYFPLLAALPVLALHLWITTVSKKQGVAVSLGIIGTLLTYMAYILPDWMIWKWPSLMNEANDPLMNVYLGLGVGIVIYLVGMLDFMRRDVK, from the coding sequence ATGCTCATAAGATTGATGTCGGGTGAATTTATGAAAATAAAACGAAAAGGGTTTTGGGCTTTTGTTTTTTTAGGACCAATCGGTGTTGTTGCATTGCAAATGGTCAATTATGGAGTTCGCAAAGATTATTTGCTTCAACAAAGTGATGATAACTGGATGTATTATATTGTAAACGTGAACGCATTTACACCGCTCGCTCTTGTGTTAGGGATTGTTATTTTAACGTCACTTATGGCGAGTGTGGAAGATGAGACGAAGGTATGGAAACAACTGTTAGCCCTCCCTGTTACAAAGAAAAGTGTTTATATATCGAAGTTTTCTGTGTTGGCAATATTATTAGTTGTTTCTTCCACACTGTTGTTCGTTTTTACATTTGCGTACGGGTCAGTGCTAGAGCTTGGAACAGATATTCCTGTTCGAGCCTTACTTGAATATAGTTATTTCCCCTTACTTGCTGCTCTACCAGTATTGGCGCTTCATTTATGGATTACAACAGTGAGTAAAAAACAAGGTGTTGCCGTTTCATTAGGGATCATCGGGACGCTATTAACGTATATGGCTTATATCTTACCAGACTGGATGATTTGGAAATGGCCGAGCTTAATGAATGAAGCGAATGACCCATTGATGAATGTCTATTTAGGATTAGGAGTCGGTATCGTAATTTATCTCGTCGGTATGCTCGACTTTATGAGAAGGGACGTGAAATGA
- a CDS encoding ABC transporter permease: MFPSLFLAEWYKLRKTNIVPFLLIGPAVGLFMGLTVSFPAVMDVDINQWYISLFAMNLTYALLFLPLLTGVLASMICRYEHLAGGWKQLLSLPVTRGRVFMAKYSLLMSIVFVIQILYLAAIYTVGLIKGFSDPFPIEIVWKSVVGGWVATFPLVALQLWVAMVWKNMAIPLAINVIFTLPTILVANSPRIGPFYPWAQPFFMMYVDGEAQGVFFVPWDQVLTVVGGSFVLFYGAGLMYFMRKAV; this comes from the coding sequence ATGTTTCCATCTTTATTTTTAGCGGAGTGGTATAAATTACGAAAAACAAATATCGTTCCTTTTCTTCTCATCGGTCCTGCCGTTGGTTTGTTTATGGGGTTGACAGTTAGCTTTCCAGCTGTAATGGACGTAGATATTAACCAGTGGTATATTTCCTTGTTCGCCATGAATTTAACTTATGCGTTATTGTTTTTACCGTTACTCACAGGGGTGCTCGCAAGTATGATTTGCCGCTATGAACATCTAGCAGGAGGATGGAAACAGCTGTTAAGCTTACCTGTGACAAGAGGGCGAGTGTTTATGGCAAAGTATAGTTTGTTGATGAGTATTGTTTTTGTCATACAGATATTATATCTTGCTGCGATTTATACGGTGGGGTTAATCAAAGGCTTTTCTGACCCGTTTCCAATTGAAATTGTATGGAAAAGCGTTGTTGGTGGCTGGGTGGCAACCTTTCCGCTAGTCGCATTACAATTATGGGTAGCAATGGTATGGAAAAATATGGCCATCCCATTAGCGATTAATGTTATATTTACATTGCCAACGATTCTTGTCGCAAATTCACCGCGTATCGGTCCTTTTTATCCATGGGCCCAACCATTTTTTATGATGTATGTTGATGGAGAAGCACAAGGTGTATTCTTCGTACCTTGGGACCAAGTGTTGACGGTTGTCGGAGGAAGTTTTGTTCTATTTTACGGGGCAGGACTGATGTATTTTATGCGAAAAGCGGTGTGA
- a CDS encoding serine hydrolase domain-containing protein has product MMELNSQFTSVINHIKQTSQSVDCSGAAAFVIHNDNIVVEEYWGTQSKEANARIVQANTQFHVASVRKSYIGFAVAYAIYYGYIGSIDEKISLYFPEIKEELLSDTTIRHLLTHTHGLVEKNGCIMREFAAGTSWAYRSVGVDLLTKLVKETTGKTIAAILQDTVFTPLGLQETGWYADEKENFVDVIRAQNDSLWKTSQSVNGDKMNMYVSARDLAKWGYFHLKQGNIGGTQIVPKELIQLATSVQSPDGIHRDLPQNGCLWFVKDKQAKKTEIGATVPKGSFQILGYTTVTLLVIPEKNLVAVRAFNSFGSPEGYNYLEDVRSFGDTVMECC; this is encoded by the coding sequence ATGATGGAGCTAAATTCTCAATTTACTAGCGTAATTAATCATATTAAACAAACTTCGCAGAGCGTGGATTGCTCAGGTGCCGCTGCATTTGTTATCCACAACGATAACATTGTCGTCGAGGAATACTGGGGAACGCAATCGAAAGAAGCTAATGCAAGAATAGTTCAAGCTAATACACAATTTCATGTCGCTTCAGTCCGAAAAAGTTATATCGGTTTTGCAGTTGCTTATGCCATTTATTATGGTTACATCGGTTCTATCGATGAGAAAATAAGTTTGTATTTTCCAGAAATTAAGGAAGAATTACTTTCAGATACAACAATTAGGCATCTGTTAACACATACACACGGATTGGTTGAGAAAAATGGTTGTATTATGCGGGAATTCGCAGCCGGGACGAGTTGGGCTTATCGTAGTGTAGGAGTGGATTTATTAACAAAACTAGTGAAAGAGACAACGGGGAAAACAATAGCTGCGATATTGCAAGACACTGTTTTTACCCCGCTTGGCTTGCAGGAAACAGGCTGGTATGCAGATGAAAAAGAGAACTTTGTAGATGTAATAAGAGCCCAAAATGATAGCTTATGGAAAACAAGTCAAAGTGTGAATGGCGATAAAATGAATATGTATGTGTCTGCACGAGATTTGGCAAAATGGGGCTATTTTCATTTGAAACAAGGCAATATCGGTGGGACTCAAATCGTGCCAAAAGAGCTCATTCAACTCGCAACATCTGTTCAAAGCCCAGATGGGATTCATCGTGATTTGCCACAAAACGGGTGTTTGTGGTTCGTCAAAGACAAACAAGCTAAAAAAACAGAAATCGGTGCCACCGTCCCGAAAGGCTCATTTCAAATATTAGGCTACACTACAGTAACGTTATTAGTAATACCAGAAAAAAATCTAGTAGCGGTCCGAGCATTTAATAGCTTCGGCTCACCAGAAGGCTACAACTATTTAGAAGATGTTCGCTCATTTGGAGATACGGTGATGGAGTGTTGTTAG
- a CDS encoding nuclease-related domain-containing protein yields MQLSEKVQQYFYNLDKGLAGEKLFDSMTETIMCDCLILNDLLLKYNNTTFQIDSLIIFQDCIYMFEVKNFEGDFYYESERFYKTPNSEMNNPLNQLMRSESLFRQQLQSLQVTILLHAYVVFINPEFTLYQAPLNKPFIFPTQLNRFIKN; encoded by the coding sequence ATGCAATTGTCAGAAAAAGTTCAGCAATACTTTTACAATCTTGATAAGGGATTAGCTGGGGAAAAATTATTTGATTCCATGACTGAAACGATTATGTGTGACTGCTTGATATTAAATGACTTGCTTCTCAAGTATAATAACACTACCTTTCAAATTGACTCCCTTATCATTTTTCAAGACTGCATTTACATGTTTGAAGTGAAAAATTTTGAAGGTGACTTTTATTACGAATCAGAAAGATTTTACAAAACCCCGAATTCCGAAATGAACAACCCGCTAAATCAATTAATGAGAAGCGAATCACTGTTCCGACAGCAGCTCCAAAGTCTGCAAGTTACTATTCTACTTCATGCATATGTCGTTTTCATTAACCCCGAATTCACGTTATATCAAGCTCCACTTAATAAACCATTTATTTTCCCAACACAACTCAATCGTTTTATAAAAAATTAA